From the Sanguibacter sp. HDW7 genome, the window ACCGCGACGACCGGCGGCACGACGACCGGCAGGTAGGCGAGCACCGTGAAGACGCCGCGCATCCGACGGACCTCACGCATGAGGACCGCCGCCACGAGCGGCACGGGGTAGCCGAACAGCAGGGCGAGGAACGCGAAGTACACCGTGTTGCGGACCGCGATCGGCAGGACCGGGTCGGCGAGGACGTTGCGGAAGTTCTCGAGCCCGACGAACGTCGACTGCCCGACGAAGTTCGTCTCCTGGAAGCTCATGAGGACGGCGCGGCCGATGGGGAACCACGAGAAGACCCCGAAGATGAGCAGGAGCGGGAGGGCGAGGACGAGGGCGCTCAGCCCTCCCCCGCGCACCCACGTGAGCGGGCTGCGGCGGTGCGGCCTCACCAGGGACGTGTCGGCGCTCTCCGCGACGGGTGCGGGTGCGGTCATCGGTCGACCTTTCGTCGGGGACCTGCAGGGACGGGTCCCGGGCGGCGCATGCGCGCCGCCCGGGACCGTGACGGCGGGTGGCTCAGCTCTCGACGCCGTCGTCGATGAGCTTCTGCGCCTGGGTGTTGGCCTTCGCGAGGAGGGCGTCGACGTCAGCGTTCTTGTCCGTGAGGACCGCCTGGACGATCGGGAAGAGCAGACCGTACGTCGGCTGGGTCGAACGGCTCGGCTCGCCGACGAGCGGCTGGTCGAACATGACGTTCGTGTACGCCGACACGTGGTCGAGCGGCACGTTGATGTACTCCTTGATCCAGCCCATCGACGTCTCGTACTCCGCCTTCGAGAAGATCGGGAGCACGGGGGTGCCGACGGCCTGGCCGGCGTCGAACCGGGACTTCGCGTTGGCGACCGCGGCGTCCTGGTCGAGCTGCGGCTCGAGGTACCAGTGGTAGATCCACTTGACCGCAGCGTCCTTCTCAGCGTCCGTCGCGTCGGTGCGGACGGCCGCGTACGTGCCGCCCGTGAGCGCCCCGGCGTTCGCACCCTCGGTCGGGACCGGCGCGAGGCCGTAACCGAAGTCCTTCGTCACGCCGTTGTTCTCGACGAGCGCGTTGTAGATGTCGGAGCCCGACGTGTACATCGCGATCTGCCCCGCGGCGAACGCCGCGTTGATCTCGCCCCAGCCGAGCTCGGTGCCCGGGTAGATCGAGCCGTCCTCCCAGCGCAGCGCCTTGAGCCACTCGAGGTGCGCCTTGACCGCCGGGTCGGTGAGCGTCGCGGTGTACGTGTCGCCCGACGACGTCTGGACGCGGCCTCCGCGCGAGTACGCCGCGGCCGTGAGCTGCCAGCCGCCGGCGTTGTCGAGCGCCATCATGCCATAGCCCGGCACGCTGGTCTTCTCGGTGATCGTCTTCGCCGCAGCCCGGATCTCGTCCCACGTCGTCGGCGGCTTGTCGGGGTCGAGCCCCGCCTGCGTGAAGAGGTCACGGTTGTAGTGGAGCGTCACCGAGTAGAAGGACTTCGCGGGGATCGCGTAGATCTGACCGTCGGCGCCCTTGCCTGCGTCGATCGCGGCCGTCGAGAACTTGTCCTTGATGCCGAGGGCCGCGACCTGCGCGTCGAGGTTCGCGAGCTGGCCGTTCTCGATGAGCGTCTTGCCGTCCGTGAGGGGGATCTCGAAGACGGTCGGGAGGGTGCCGCCGGCGAGCTGCGTCGTGAAGGTCGACGCGAGCCACTGGTACTCGCGGGTCTCGACCTTGATGTTCGAGTACTTCGCCTCGAACGCCTTGACCCGCTCTTCGAGCTGGTCGACGGCCTCCTTCTTGGAGCCGGGCAGCAGGCCTGCGACCGAGATGGTCACCTGCTCGGCACCGGCGGTGGTGCCGGTCGAGCCGCCCGGCGTCGTCGACGCGCCCGGCGCCGGGGTGTCCGTGCCGCAGGCCGCCAGCAGCCCGAGCGTCAGCACGCCGGCCGTGGCCAGCGCGGTGGTGCGGTTGAGCCTCATCGTCACTCCTTCGTGGTCGACCCGGGACGGGTCGTCGAGGTGGGCTGGCTCGTGCGGAGCCACGCCGCGGAGTCCGTCGGGAGGACGCGGTCGACGATCGCCTCGGAGCTGAGGAGGACGTCGGCGTCCGGGAGCGCGACGGGGTCGCTCCCGAGGTTGACGACGCAGAGCACGTCGTCGCGGCGGAACGCGAGCACGTCCGCGCCGAGGTCGAGCCAGTCGAGCGCGCCGTGCGCGAGCCCGGGCTCTGACCGGCGCAGCGCGATCGCGCGCCGGTACAGGTGGAGGGTCGAGGCAGGGTTGCGTTCCTGCGTCTCGACCGTGAACGCCGACCATGTGGCCGGCTGCGGGAGCCACGGCGTCGACCCTGCCGGGCCGAATCCGAAGGGCGGGACCGTGCCGGACCATGGGAGAGGCACGCGGCAGCCGTCGCGGCCCGGGTCGACGCCGCCCGAGCGGGCGTGCATCGGGTCCTGGATGCGTGACGGCGGCAGCTCGACCTCCGGGAGACCGAGCTCGTCGCCCTGGTAGACGTAGAGCGCGCCGGGGAGCGCGGCCGTGAGCAGCGCTGCTGCGCGCGCTCGTCTGACCCCGAGGGCGAGGTCGCTCGGCGTGCCGAAGCGCTTGGCACGGAAGGCGAACGACGAGTCTGCGCGACCGTAGCGGGTCGCGGGCCGCGTGATGTCGTGGTTGGACAGGACCCACGTCGCGGGCGCGTCGGTCGTCGCGTGGGCGGCGAGCGTCGCGGTGATCGACTCGCGCATCGAGCCCGCGTCCCACGGGCGGGTCATGAAGTCGAAGTTGAACGCTGTGTGCATCTCGTCGGGCCGCAGGTAGCGCACGAACCGCTCGGTGTCGGGCAGCCACACCTCGCCGACGAGCACGCGCGGCTCGTCGTAGGCGTCGGCGACGGCGCGCCAGGCGCGGTACACGTCGTGGAGCTCGTCGCGGTCGACGTAGGGGTGCTCCCCCGGCGTGACGTCGGCAGGGACCGTCGCCGGGAACGTGTCGTCCTTGACGAGGAGCGCGGCCGAGTCGATGCGGATGCCTGCGACCCCGCGGTCGAACCAGAACCGCAGCACGGCCTCGTGCTCGGCGCGGACGTCGGGGTGGTTCCAGTTGAGGTCGGGCTGCTCGGGCGTGAAGAGGTGGAGGTACCACTCGCCGGGCGTGCCGTCGGGGTTCGTCGTCCGGGTCCACGTCGGGCCCTGGAACTCCCCCGTCCAGGCCGTCGGACGGACGGAGCCGTCGTGGCCGAGGCCCGGGCGGAACCAGAAGCGTTCGCGGGCGGGGTCGCCCGGGGCTGCGGCGAGCGCCTCGCGGAACCACGGGTGCTCGTCGGAGACGTGGTTGGGGACGACGTCGACGATCGTACGGATGCCGGCCTCGCGCGCCTCGCGGATGAAGGCCTCGGCGTCCTCGAGCGTCCCGAAGCGGGGGTCGACCGCGCGGTAGTCGGCGATGTCGTAGCCGCCGTCGGCGAGGGGCGAGCGGTAGAAGGGGGTGAACCAGACTGCGTCGACGCCGAGGTCGCGGAGGTACGGGATGCGGGCTCGCGCTCCCGCGAGGTCTCCCGTGCCGTCGCCGTCGCCGTCGGCGAAGCTCCGGGGGTAGATCTCGTAGATGACCGCGTGGCGCCACCAGGGTGCGGTGATCGCGACGTTCGTCACGTCGTCCACGGTTGCTCCTCGTCGTCGGGGATGCGGGCTTCTCCCGCTCCCCTAACGTAAGAGAACGACAGGACCCGCGCAAGAACTCGACAAGACGTTTATCGAAACGAGACATCCCATGGATTTCTGTCGCTGCGTCGCCGAGGCCGCCCCGCAGAGCACGACGACGGCGGCCCCCGAAGGGACCGCCGTCGTCGACGCACCAGCGCCCACCTGCGACGCAGCTCTCGGCCCGCACCAGCGGGCACCACGCTCAGCCCGCCGCAGGCCGCGCCGGCGCCGTCGACCGCCGCACGACGAGCTCGGGCTCGAAGAGCAGCTCGTCGCTCGCGACGTCCTGCCCCGCGATGAGCTGCGTGAGGAGTCCGACCGCGGCCCGCCCCATCGGCTCGATCGGCTGCCTCACCGTCGTGAGCGCCGGATCCGTCGAGTTCATGAGCGCGGAGTCGTCGAAGCCCACGACCGAGACGTCCTCCGGGACCGACCGTCCCGAGCGCCGCACCGCACGGATCGCGCCGAGCGCGAGCGGGTCCGACGCGCACAGGACCGCCGTCACCCCGCGCGCGAGCAGACGCGCGACCGTCGCCTGGCCCGACTCGAGCGAGTAGTCCGACCGCACGACGTCAGCCTCGGCGAGCTCGATGCCGTGGCGCTCCGCGAGGATGAGGGCCGCCGCGAGCTTGCGCTCCGACGGGATGTGGTCGGCCGGCCCGAGCAGCAGGCCGATCCTCTCGTGACCGAGCGAGACGACGTGCTCGAACGCCTGCGTCATCGCGACGAGGTCGTCGCACGACACCGTCGGGACCTCGAGGTCCTCGACCGAGGCGCTCATGAGGACGAGCGGCAGCCCCAGGTCGACGAGCCGGTGGTAGTGCGCGTGGTCCGCGCGACGCTCGGTGTACTGGCCGCCCGTGAAGATCACGCCCGACACCTGCTGCCCGAGGAGCAGGTCCATGTACTCGGCCTCCGAGACGCCGCCCGCCGAGCGCGTGCACAGCACCGGCGTGAAGCCGTTCTGCGCGAGCGCCCCGCCGATGACCTCGGCGAGCGCCGGGAAGATCGGGTTCGAGAGCTCCGGCAGGACCAGGCCGACGAGCCGGTTGCGCTCGCCCCGCAGCTTCGTCGGCCGCTCGTAGCCCATGACGTCGAGCGCCGTGAGCACCGCATCCCTCGTCGCCTGCGACACCCCCGGCTTGTCGTTGAGCACACGGCTCACCGTGGCCTCGGAGACCCCGACCTTCTTCGCCACCTCGGCGAGACGCTTCGACATGGCCACACCCTACTCAGCCGAGACCGCACACCCGGACGAGGAGCACTCCGGCTCCCGCACAGGCCCACGAGACGAGGGAGCCGACGAGGAACTCCTCGGCCTTGGTGCCGCGCGCCCGGTCCGCGGAGATCTCCGGGAAGCGCACGACGCCCTTGGCCGCGAGGACGGCGGCGATGACGGGGAACGCGCCCGCGAGAGCGAGCACGAGGACGAGGACCCTCTCGAGCGGACCGATGTACCGGCCGCCGCGCATGACAGGACCCGGCACGGGCTGCGCCTCCACGGCGCTGACGGAGGCGAGGTCACGGCCACGCACCGTGAGACGCCACCCTGTCGGGCGGCGGAAGGCCTGCAGCGGGGCGGCATCGCCGTCTGGCAGCGCGGCGGCATCGCCGTCCGGCAGGCGCCGGGCGCGCGCGAGAGCCGCGCGCGTCACGATGTTCGCGGTCCGCGTGAGCCCGACGAGCACGACCACGACGGCGAGCGCGACCGCGACCGGGACGCCCTCGCGGCCCGGGACGGTCCGCGCCCACGCGTCGACGAGCGGCCCCGCGGGCACGGGCCCGGGGACGAGCGCGGCGACGACGAGGACCGCGGCGAGCGCCGCGGCGGGCCACGCGCGGGGCGGAGCCGCCGGCACCCCGTCGTCCACGGAACCCGCGTGCGGCATGAGCGTCGCCCAGGCGCCCGCGACGAGCGCCCCGACGACGACGGTGACGACGTGCGCGCCGAGCCCGACGACGAGCGTGACGCCGACCGCGGCGACGGCGAGCGCGACGAGCAGGGCGAGGGCCCGTCGGGGGAGGCGCGCGCCGCGCGCGACGTCGGCCGTGACGACGAGCGCGAGGACGACTGCCGCTGTCACCGGACCGCCTCCTCGAGGAGCGCGAGCGCCCCGACGAGCGCCGTGCCGCCCGAGCGGCGCAGCCCCTGGGAGACGGCGGGCTGCGTGACGTCGTGCAGGGCCGCGACCTGGGCCTGGGTGCGGCCGAGCGCGGACGCGCCGACGTAGGAGCGCTGGGAGGGGGTCATGCCGTCGATCATCCTGTCCGTGACGAGAAGCTGCGCGTCGACGAGGGCGACCGAGTCGTCGGCGCCTCCCGAGGTGGCCCCGTCGAGGTACCACGTGCGCACCCACGGCGACTCCTTGCGGTCGGCGCGACGGTGGGCCTCGTCGATCGCGTCGCGTGCGGACCACCAGGCGGAGCCGTCCTTGATCGCAGGCCCGTCGCCGTCCTGCGCGACGTCGCGGGTCTCACCGCGGCCGATGCCGACGCGGACGTCGATCCCGTCCGGCAGGAGGAGGCGGGCGACGGTCGCGGTCCACACGGCGGCGGGCAGCGTGGCGGCAAGTGCCTGGAACTCGTCGCCGACGGTCGCCCAGAGGGGCGTCTCGAGCGGGACGACGTCGTGGGCGCGGGCGAAGGCGTCGAGCACGTCGGTCTGAGCCGCTGCGCGGTCGGCGAGGTCGCGCGAGCGGACGATGTCGACGATGAGGGCGTACCGCGGACTACTCATGACTCAACTATAAGCATAACGCTTATAGTTTGCTAGGTATAACGTCGTCGCCGGGCTCGAAGCGGTAGCCCATCCCCGGGCTCGTCAGCAGGTGCCGCGGCGCCGCCGGATCCTCCTCGAGCTTGCGCCGCAGCTGCGCGACGTACACCCGCAGGTAGTGCGTGTCCCGCACGGCCGACGGCCCCCACACCTCCCGAAGCAGCTGCTCACGCCCCACGACCCGACCACGGTGCCGCACGAGCAGCTCGAGCAGCCCCCACTCCGTCGGGCTCAGCCGCACCTCCTCCCCGGCACGCACGACCGTGCGGCGCGCGAGGTCGATCGTCAGCGCCCCCGCGACGACGACAGCCGCCTCGACGTCCTCGGGGCGGTCCGCCCGCCTCACCGCCGCCCGCAGCCGCGCCATGAGCTCGGGCAGCGCGAACGGCTTCGTCACGTAGTCGTCCGCACCCGCGTCGAGCGCGTCGACCTTGTCCTCGCCGAGCTGCCGCGCCGAGAGCACGAGGATCGGCACCCGGCTCCACCCCCGCACCGCCGCGATGACGTCGGTCCCCGGCATGTCCGGCAGGCCCAGGTCGAGCAGCACGACGTCGGGCGCCGAGACGGCCGCCGCGTCGATCCCCTCGGTCCCCGTCGCCGACGTGACGACCTCCCAGCCGTGCGCACGCAGCGCGATCGCCATGGCGCGCAGCAGCCCCGGGTCGTCGTCGACGACGAGCACACGGTTGCCGCTCATCGCTCCCCCTCCTCCTCGCCGTCCCGGACGGCACGCGGCACGACGACGACGGCCGTCAGGCCTCCGCCCGGGGTGTCCTCGACGACGATCGTCGCACCCATCGCCCGAGCCAGGCCGTCGGCGACCGCCAGCCCGAGCCCGATGCCCGAGCCCGTCGCCTGCCCGAGCCGTTCGAAGGGCTGGAACATCCGCGCCTTCGCCACGTCGTCGACCCCCGGACCACGGTCCACGATCCGCACCTCGACGACGCTCTGCACCGCCGACGTCCCCACGAGCACGGGCTCGCCCGCGCCGTAGCGCACAGCGTTCGCGACGAGGTTCTCGACGACCCGCTCGAGCAGCGCCGCGTCCGTCCGGACGAACGGCAGGTCCTCGGGCAGGTCGAGCGTGACGAGCCCCAGGTACGGCTCGACCGCGAGCGGCACGACCTCGTCGAGCGACACCTCGCGCAGCGCGGGGGCGACCGCCCCCGCCTGCAGCCGCGAGAGATCGAGCAGGTCGTCGATGAGCCGACCGAGCCGGTCCGTCGACGCCGACGCGGTCTCGAGCAGCACCGCACGGTCGTCGTCGTCGAGCCCCGGCCCGCCGAGGCCGTCGAGCGCGGTCCGCATCGCCGCCAGAGGCGTCCGAAGATCGTGCGAGACGGCCGCCAGCAGCGCCGAGCGCGCCGCGTCGGACCGCTCCGCGACCGCAGCGCGCGCAGCCTCCTCACGCAGCCGACGATGCTCGACGACGATGCCCGCCTGCGCGGCGAACGCGTCGAGCACGCGACGGTCGCCCGCGGGCAGGGGCCGCCCGTCGAGCACGAGCCGACGCTCGTCGTCGACCTCGACGACCGTCGTCGTGCCCTCCGGGACCCCGTCGCGCGACGCCGAGGCGAGCACGCGCCAGCCATCGCCCGCACGCTCCGCAAGCTCAACGCGCGCAAGCCCGAACGTCTCGGCGAGCCGCTCGACGACCGCCTCCGACGTGTCCTGACCCGCGAGGACCGACCGCGACAGGCCCGCGAGCGCCGACGCCTCCGCACGCGCCCGGAAGGCCTGCGCCGAGCGCCGGGCCGCATGGTCGACGACGAGCGCGACAGCCCCCGAGATGACGACGAACACCCCGAGCGCGAGAAGGTTCTCGGGCTCGGCGACCGTGAGCCGTCCGCGCGGCGCGACGAAGAACCAGTTGAGGCACAGGAACGAGACGATCGCTGCCGCGAGCGCAGGTCCGAGCCCGCCGAGGAGCGCCGCGCCCACGGACGTCGCGAGGAACAGCAGGACCTGGGTCGTGAGCTCCGCGCCGACGACGCCGTGGAACCCCCACGTGAGCAGCGCGGGCATGACGAGCGCGAACCCCCACCCCCACAGCCGGCGCGGACGCGACAACGGGCTCGCGCCGCGCCGGACACCGCGCCGCGCGCGCGCCTGGTCGTGTGTGACGAGGTGGACGTCGATCGAGCCCGCGAGCCGCGCGACCTCGCTCGCGGTCGAGCCGAGCAGCGCCTCGCGCACGCGCGAGCGGCGGGAGACGCCGACGACGACCATCGTCGCGTTGACACCCTGGGCGAGGTCGACGACGGCGTGCGCGACGTCCTCGCCGACGACCGAGTGGAGGGTGCCGCCGAGACGTTCGACGAGGGCGCGCTCGGCCGCGATGACGTCGGCCGTCGCGCTCGGCAGGCCGTCCGTCGCGAGGACGTGGACGGCGTGCAGCTCGGCACCTGCCGCACGCGCCGCGATGCGGGCGGCGCGACGCAGGAGCGTCTCGCTCTCGGGTCCCCCGGTCACGGCGACGACGACGCGCTCGCGCGCCGGCCACGTCTCGGCGATCTCATGCTCGGCGCGGTAGCGGACGAGGGCGTCGTCGACGCGGTCGGCGAGCCACAGGAGGGCAAGCTCGCGCAGCGCGGTGAGGTTGCCCTCCCGGAAGTAGGAGGCGAGCGACGCGTCGATCTGCTCGGCGCGGTAGACGTTGCCGTGCGCGAGACGGCGCCGCAGCGCCTGAGGCGTGAGGTCGACGAGCTGGACCTGCGCGGCGTCCCGCACGACCTGGTCGGGGACGGTCTCGCGCTGGCGCACGCCCGTGATCTGCTCGACGTCGTCGCCGAGCGACTCGAGGTGCTGGACGTTGACGGTCGCGAGGACGTCGATGCCGGCGGCGAGGATCTCAGCGACGTCCTGCCAGCGCCACGCGTTGCGGCTGCCGGGCGCGTTGGAGTGCGCGAGCTCGTCGATGCAGACGACCTGGGGCCGTCGGGCGACGACCGCGTCGACGTCGAGCTCGCCGAGCTCGACGCCCCGGTGCACCACGCGCAGACGCGGGACCTCGGGCAGCCCGCGGACGCGGACGGCGGTCTCGGCGCGGCCGTGCGTCTCGACGAGCGCGACGACGACGTCCGTGCCGCGCGCGAGCCGGCGGCGGGCGTCGTCGAGCATCTCGCAGGTCTTGCCGACGCCCGGGGCGGCCCCGAGGTACACGGTGAGCCTGCCGCGCGGCCCGGGCTCCTGCCCCGGCTCGGAGGCCGGGGCAGGCGTGGGTGCCGGGGCCGGCGGCGGAGCGCCCGCGAGCACGGGGTCAGGCTCGTCGGCGGGTCCTGCCCCGGGTGACGGCATCGAGGTCATGGTCACGGTCTACCAGTCCCCGTGGGCAAGTTCGATGTTGAGACGCAGGACGTCGACCCGCGGCTCGCCGAGCACCCCGAGGTCGCGACCCTCGGTGAGCCGGGCGACGAGCGCGTGCAGCCGCGCCGGCTCGACGCCGCGCGCCTCCGCGACCGTCGCGACCTGCGCGTCCGCCCAGGCGGGCGACACGTGCGGGTCGAGGCCCGAGGCCGACGACGTGAGAGCGTCGGCCGGGACCTGCGCGGGGTCGAGGCCGTGCTCGGCCGCGAGCGCGGCTCGCCGCTCGGCGATCGTCGCGACGAGGCCCGCGTCGTTCGGCCCGAGGTTGGTCGCGCCGGACGCGAGCCCGTCGTAGTTGTTCGCCGACGGGCGGCCGTGGAACCACGTCGCGGCGGCGGCACCCGTCGTCCAGTCCTGTCCGAGCAGCTCGGAGCCGACGACGGCGCTGCCCGCGGTGTCGGTGACGGAGCGGGCGCGGGAGCCGTCGGCCCGCACGAGCGAGCCGTTCGCCTGCCACGGCAGGGCGAGCTGTGCGACGCCCGTGAGGACGAGCGGGTACGCGACGCCGCACAGGAGCGTGAGGACGAGCAGGGCGCGGACGGCGACGGCCGTCTGGCGACCGAGAGCGACGAGGCGTGTCGCCGCAGCCCGGCGGGCGGAGCCTCGGGGCGCAGCAGGTCGTGGCCCCGAGGGACGAGGGGCAAGGGCGGTGGTCATGTGTGGTCCTCTCAGAACCCGGGGAGCAGCGACACGAGGAGGTCGATGAGCTTGATGCCGACGAACGGCGCGATGACGCCGCCGACGCCGTAGACGAGCAGGTTGCGTCGCAGGAGCGTCGCCGCACCGAGCGGGCGGTAGCGCACGCCGCGCAGGGCGAGCGGGACGAGCGCCGCGATGATGAGCGCGTTGAAGATCACCGCGGAGACGATCGCGGACTGCGGGCTGCTCAGCCGCATGATGTCGAGCGCGCCGAGCTGGGGCAGGGTGCCCGCGAACATCGCGGGGAGGATCGCGAAGTACTTCGCGACGTCGTTGGCGATCGAGAAGGTCGTGAGGGCGCCGCGGGTGATGAGGAGCTGCTTGCCGATCTCGACGATCTCGACGAGCTTCGTCGGGTCGGAGTCGAGGTCGACCATGTTGCCGGCCTCCTTCGCGGCCGCGGTGCCCGAGGCCATCGCGACGCCGACGTCGGACTGCGCGAGCGCCGGGGCGTCGTTCGTGCCGTCGCCCGTCATGGCGACGAGCCTGCCGCCGGCCTGCTCGCGGCGGATGAGCGCGAGCTTGTCCTCGGGGGTCGCCTGGGCGAGGACGTCGTCGACGCCTGCCTCGGCGGCGATCGCGCGGGCGGTGACGGGGTTGTCGCCCGTCACCATGACGGTGCGGATACCCATGGCGCGCAGCGTCGCGAACCGTTCGGTGAGCCCTGGCTTGACGACGTCGGAGAGCCGGACGACGCCGAGGACGCGGGCGTGCCCCTTGCCCGTGCGGGTCGCGACGACGAGCGGCGTCGCGCCCGCGGCGGCGACCTCGCCGACGACTGCGTCGAGCTCTGCGGCGTCGGCCCCGTCGTCCGTCACGCCGGTCGAGCGGACCCAGCGCTGGACGGCGTCGGCGGCGCCCTTGCGGAGCTCGCGCGCCGCGGTGCCGTCGTGCCCAGGACCGCCGTGCCCGGAGCCGCCGGCCTGCGCGGGCAGGTCGAGACCGGACATGCGGGTGTGCGCCGTGAACGGGATGACGACGGCACCCGCGGGGGCCTCGTCGGGCCCGGGGCACAGCTCGAGGATGCTGCGGCCCTCGGGCGTGTCGTCGCCGAGCGAGGCGAGGCGGACGGCCGTCGCGAGCTCGTCGGGCGTCGTCCCGCCGACCGGCAGGAGCGCGGTCGCCCGGCGGTTGCCGAACGTGATCGTGCCCGTCTTGTCGAGCAGGAGGACGTCGACGTCGCCCGCAGCCTCGACCGCGCGGCCCGAGGTCGCGAGCACGCCGCGCCGCACGAGCCGGTCCATGCCGGCGATGCCGATCGCGGACAGCAGGGCGCCGATGGTCGTCGGCACGAGGCATACGAGGAGGGCGACGAGCACGACGACGTCCTGGCCCGCACCCACCCGCGACGCGAAGGGCGCGAGCGTGACGACCGCGAGGAGGAACACCACGGTGAGGGTCGTCAGGAGGATGCCGAGCGCGACCTCGTTGGGGGTGCGCTGCCGCTCGGAGCCCTCGACGAGGGCGATCATGCGGTCGAGGAACGTCTGGCCGGGCTCGGCCGTGATGCGCACGACGATCCGGTCCGAGAGGACGACGGTTCCGCCGGTGACGGCCGAGCGGTCGCCGCCCGACTCGCGCACGACGGGCGCGGACTCGCCCGTGATCGCGGACTCGTCGACAGTCGCGACGCCCTCGATGACGTCGCCGTCGCCCGGGATCGTCTCGCCCGCGGACACGACGACGACGTCGCCGACCGTGAGCCGCGTCGAGAGGACCTCGACCGTCGGGAGGCGATCGAGCCCTGTCGTGGACACGAGCGTGTCGACGGGTGCGTCGATCCGGCGCGCGGTCGTCTCCCGCTGCGTCGCACGCAGGCTCGACGCCTGGGCACGGCCGCGGGACTCCGCGACGGCCTCGGCGGCCGTCGCGAGCAGGAGCGTGAGCCAGAGCCACACCGTGACGGTGAGGCGGAACGCGTCGGGCTCGACGACGGTCGCGACGGTCGTGACGACCGCGCCGAGCTCGACGAGCAGGAGGACGGGCGTCCGGGCGAGGAGCCGCGGGTCGAGCTTGCGGAAGGCCGCGGGCAGGGCGTCGCGGAGCATCGCGAGGGTGAGGCCGCGCGTGGCGGCCTGGCGGGGGCGGCTCGGGGTAGCGACCGGAGCAGCGGGTGCGGGTGCGGGTGCGGTGGGTGGCGCGGCGGGTGTCGGGCGGGCGGTCATGACAGCGACTCCAGGATCGGGCCGAGGGTGAGGACGGGGATGAAGGTCAGGCCGACGACGACGAGCGTCACGGACGTGAGCAGCCCGACGAACAGGGGGCCGTGCGTCGGCAGCGTGCCCGCCGAGACGGGGACGGACGACGCCGAGGCGAGGCGGCCCGCGAGCGCGAGCAGCAGGACGATCGGCACGAGGCGGCCGAGCAGCATGGCGATGCCGATCGCCGTGTCGTAGAAGGGGCTCGCGGCGGCGAGGCCGCCGAACGCGGAGCCGTTGTTGTTGGCGCCCGACGCGAAGGCGTAGACGATCCGGGAGAGCCCGTGGGCGCCTGGGTCGCCTGCGGCCGCGTCGGCCGTCGGGACGAGCACGGCGGTCGCGGAGCCGAGCAGGACGAGCGCGGGCATGGTGAGGACGTAGCCCGCGACGAGCGTCATCTCGTGGCGGCCGATCCGCTTGCCGAGGTACTCGGGGGTGCGTCCAACCATGAGCCCTGCGAGGAAGACGGTGAGCACCGCGAGGACGAGCATGCCGGCGAGGCCCGAGCCGACGCCTCCGGGGGCCACCTCGCCGAGGAGCATCGTGAACATCGCGACGCCGCCGCCCGGGGCCGTGAGCGAGTCGTGGGCGGCGTTGACGGCTCCCGTGGACGTGCCTGTCGTCACGGCCGCGAAGAGGGCCGACGCGGCCTGCCCGAGACGGACCTCCTTGCCCTCGAGCGCGGCGCCGGCAGCGGCAGGGACCGCCCCCGGGCCGGCGAGCTCGGCCCACGTGAGCAGCGTCGCGGAGCCGACGAGGAGCGTCACCATCGTCG encodes:
- a CDS encoding ABC transporter substrate-binding protein, which translates into the protein MRLNRTTALATAGVLTLGLLAACGTDTPAPGASTTPGGSTGTTAGAEQVTISVAGLLPGSKKEAVDQLEERVKAFEAKYSNIKVETREYQWLASTFTTQLAGGTLPTVFEIPLTDGKTLIENGQLANLDAQVAALGIKDKFSTAAIDAGKGADGQIYAIPAKSFYSVTLHYNRDLFTQAGLDPDKPPTTWDEIRAAAKTITEKTSVPGYGMMALDNAGGWQLTAAAYSRGGRVQTSSGDTYTATLTDPAVKAHLEWLKALRWEDGSIYPGTELGWGEINAAFAAGQIAMYTSGSDIYNALVENNGVTKDFGYGLAPVPTEGANAGALTGGTYAAVRTDATDAEKDAAVKWIYHWYLEPQLDQDAAVANAKSRFDAGQAVGTPVLPIFSKAEYETSMGWIKEYINVPLDHVSAYTNVMFDQPLVGEPSRSTQPTYGLLFPIVQAVLTDKNADVDALLAKANTQAQKLIDDGVES
- a CDS encoding glycoside hydrolase family 13 protein; translated protein: MDDVTNVAITAPWWRHAVIYEIYPRSFADGDGDGTGDLAGARARIPYLRDLGVDAVWFTPFYRSPLADGGYDIADYRAVDPRFGTLEDAEAFIREAREAGIRTIVDVVPNHVSDEHPWFREALAAAPGDPARERFWFRPGLGHDGSVRPTAWTGEFQGPTWTRTTNPDGTPGEWYLHLFTPEQPDLNWNHPDVRAEHEAVLRFWFDRGVAGIRIDSAALLVKDDTFPATVPADVTPGEHPYVDRDELHDVYRAWRAVADAYDEPRVLVGEVWLPDTERFVRYLRPDEMHTAFNFDFMTRPWDAGSMRESITATLAAHATTDAPATWVLSNHDITRPATRYGRADSSFAFRAKRFGTPSDLALGVRRARAAALLTAALPGALYVYQGDELGLPEVELPPSRIQDPMHARSGGVDPGRDGCRVPLPWSGTVPPFGFGPAGSTPWLPQPATWSAFTVETQERNPASTLHLYRRAIALRRSEPGLAHGALDWLDLGADVLAFRRDDVLCVVNLGSDPVALPDADVLLSSEAIVDRVLPTDSAAWLRTSQPTSTTRPGSTTKE
- a CDS encoding LacI family DNA-binding transcriptional regulator codes for the protein MSKRLAEVAKKVGVSEATVSRVLNDKPGVSQATRDAVLTALDVMGYERPTKLRGERNRLVGLVLPELSNPIFPALAEVIGGALAQNGFTPVLCTRSAGGVSEAEYMDLLLGQQVSGVIFTGGQYTERRADHAHYHRLVDLGLPLVLMSASVEDLEVPTVSCDDLVAMTQAFEHVVSLGHERIGLLLGPADHIPSERKLAAALILAERHGIELAEADVVRSDYSLESGQATVARLLARGVTAVLCASDPLALGAIRAVRRSGRSVPEDVSVVGFDDSALMNSTDPALTTVRQPIEPMGRAAVGLLTQLIAGQDVASDELLFEPELVVRRSTAPARPAAG
- a CDS encoding SatD family protein; this translates as MSSPRYALIVDIVRSRDLADRAAAQTDVLDAFARAHDVVPLETPLWATVGDEFQALAATLPAAVWTATVARLLLPDGIDVRVGIGRGETRDVAQDGDGPAIKDGSAWWSARDAIDEAHRRADRKESPWVRTWYLDGATSGGADDSVALVDAQLLVTDRMIDGMTPSQRSYVGASALGRTQAQVAALHDVTQPAVSQGLRRSGGTALVGALALLEEAVR
- a CDS encoding winged helix-turn-helix domain-containing protein; amino-acid sequence: MSGNRVLVVDDDPGLLRAMAIALRAHGWEVVTSATGTEGIDAAAVSAPDVVLLDLGLPDMPGTDVIAAVRGWSRVPILVLSARQLGEDKVDALDAGADDYVTKPFALPELMARLRAAVRRADRPEDVEAAVVVAGALTIDLARRTVVRAGEEVRLSPTEWGLLELLVRHRGRVVGREQLLREVWGPSAVRDTHYLRVYVAQLRRKLEEDPAAPRHLLTSPGMGYRFEPGDDVIPSKL